The following is a genomic window from Pseudophryne corroboree isolate aPseCor3 chromosome 3, aPseCor3.hap2, whole genome shotgun sequence.
ctgccttctctaaaggttcaaaccaatgagattgaaggaattgcaacaccacgctaagatcccacggtgccactgggggcacaaagggaggttggatgtgcaacacgcctttcacaaaaaagtctgaacttctggaagggaggccaattgtttttggaagaaaaccgataaggctgaaatttgtactttaattgagcccaaccttaggcccgcatccacaccagcttgtagaatatggagaaaacgtcccaactgaaattcttccataggagcctttttggattcacaccaagacacgtattttctccaaatacggtggtaatgtttagacgttactccttttctagcctgaataagagtggggatgacttccttgggaatacccttatgagctaggatccggcgttcaaccgccaagccgtcaaacgaagtcgcggtaattcttggaacacgcacagcccctgctgtaacatcctccctcagaggaagaggccagggatcgtctatgagtaattcctgaagatctggataccaagccctcctcggccagtctGGAACCATGAGGATCGCAcatctgttcttcttatgatctttatcacttttggaacaagtggaagcggaggaaacacatacaccgactgaaacacccatggtgtcactagggcatccactgctattgctcgagggtctctcgacctggaacaatatctctgaagtttcttgttgaggcgagatgccatcatgtctatttgagggattccccaaagacttgtcacttctgcaaagacctcttgatgaagaccccactctcctggatggagatcgtgtctgctgaggaagtctgcctcccagatgtccactcctggaatgaagattgctgacagagcgcttgtatgcctttccgcccagaggagaacctttgtggcctctgccattgccgttctgctctttgttccgccctggtggtttacgtatgctactgctgttatgttgtccaactgaatcaagatgggccgattgcgaagatgttccgcttgtagaaggccgttgtaaacggcccttaactccagcacgtttatgtgtagacaaattttctggcttgaccatcttccctggaagctttcccgattgcgtgactgctccccagcctcggagactcgcatccgtggtcactaggatccagttctggatcccgaacttgcgtccctctaggaggtgagagctgtgaagccaccacaggagtgagattctggtcttggaagacaggattatccttcggtgcatgtgcagatgagacccggaccacttgtccaacaggacccactgaaacactctggcatggaacctgccaaactgaatggcctcgtaggccgccaccatcttccccagaaaccgagtgcattgatggaccgatactcttgctggtttcagaatttgtttgactaggctctgaatttccagagccttttcccctggaagaaaaattctctgtaattctgtgtccagaatcattcccaaaaatgacagccgtctcgtcggaaccaactgtgattttggcaagtttaggagccaaccatgttgctgcagaattgtcagggagagcgtaatgttctgcagtaatcggtccctggatctcgcctttatcaggagattgtccaagtacgggataactgtgaatccttgcttgcgcaggagaaccatcatttcggccactactttggtgaaaaccctcggagccgtagacagaccaaacggcaacgtctgaaattggtaaggacaatcctgcactgcaaaccgcaggtaagcctgatgtggaggataaatgggaacatgtaagtaggcatcctttaggtctaccgacaccataaaatccccctcctccagactggagatcactgcccggagagattccatcttgaatttgaattttttttaggtagaaattgagggatttgaggttcaggattggtctgactgagccgtctggcttcgggaccacgaacaggctcgaataaaagccttctccctgctgtgacgggggaaccttgacaatgacttaattgtgacacaatttttgtattgctgcgcataccacctccctgtccggaagagaagctggtaaggctgatttgaaataatcggtgagggggaacgtcttgaaactcatttgtacccctgggacactttctaaaacccaagggtccagggccaaacgagcccagaactgactgaagagcttgagacgtgcccccaccggtgcggactcccgcagaggagccccagcgtcatgcggtggatttggcagaagccggagaagacttttgctcccgggaactagccacggccggtgatcgtttaccccttccctttcctctagtagcaaggaaggaagacccttcgccttttctgtatttactggaccgaaagaactgcatctgatagtggtgtgctttcttttgtggtgcaggcacataaggtaaaaattatgacttacccgcagtagccataGATGCCAAgtcagcaaggccatcaccaaacaatacaccacctttatacggtagagactccatagcttttttagagtcagcatcagcattccattgatgaatccacaatgctctcctagctgagactgccaaggcattggcccttgatcccaagaggccgatATCCctctgtcaaaagaatgctatccctatccagggtatctatttcagatttttcgatagcaccactcacccacgcagacgcaatggctggtctgagtagcgtacccgtggtgacagatggatttcaatgtattttcctgcctacgatctgcaggatcctttagggctgccgtgtcaggggatggaagagccaccttttcggacagccgtgataaagctttgtccacaatggggggtgactcccatttttccctatccccagagggaaacggatacaccactggaatccttttgggaatctgaaactttttgtcaggattttcccaaaccttttcacaaagcatgttgttcatgagaggaaggaaacgttacctcaggtttctttcctttatacatacagaccctagtatcaggaacagcagggtcctcagtgatatgtaatacatcttttattgccacaatcatgtactgaatgctcttcgccagttttggatctaatctggcctcactatagtcgacacttgagtcagtgtccgtgtcggtatccgtgtttgCCAGTTGggcaaatgaacgcttttgtgaccccgagggggtctggacttgaaacaatacatcctctacggatttcttccatgcctggttcggagactcagatttatccaatctcttatttatcagagccacactaGCATTCAAAACAATCACCCAAtctggtgtcggcggtgccgacagggtcactcccacagctgtttctgtccctaatacagtctcctcctgggaagagcactctgcctcagacatgccgacacacgtgcacccaacacacgcagacacactgggtctataggggacaaacccacagtaaagcctgtcagagagacagagggagttattgccagatcacaCCCCAGCactcaatcccggtctgaaacaccacagaaaatgccccagacctgcagcgcttttataatgtacttataatgcaccaaaataattGTGTCCCCcaccgtttttcaccctgatactcatGCAGCAGTGTATGGAAGGACTAGCGTCTCTGCAGCcacgtgtagagaaaatggcgccaggctgtgtgctgtgagggctaagctccggccccgtaatggcgcgcttcagacccgctctttttaaatacatttttatactggcgggggtccggacagtgccttggcactatgTTCACTCTTGCCAGTTAGTTCTAGAGGTTAAATATGCTGCCAgggtgcccccccgcgccctgtagtgccgctgtgtgtgggagccgaTCGCtgagcggtacctcaaagccgtcactgaagtcttcttttcttctactcacctgtcttctggtacctcaggagctaatggtgtcctgtagccaaagaagcagagccattaaactcacagtagtaggtctgacttctatcccctaagtcccacaaagcagggagactgttgccagtagttctccctgaaaatataaaacctaacaaagtcttttcagagaaactcaatagaggtcctcagagtgcatccagtctgcctgggcacagattctaaactggagtctggaggaggggaatagagggaggagccagttcacaccctttgaaagtcttaaagtgcccatgtctcctcggaccccgtctataccccatggttcttgatgtgatcccagcatcccctGGGATGTATGAgaaatgtgcagatagagttagattagggtgggttatattgtttctgtgcagggtaaatactggctgctttatttttacactgcaatttaaatttccgtttgaacacacctcactcaaatctaactctctctgcacatgttacatctgccccacctgcagtgcacatggattttccCATTAGCAGAAGATTTTCGTTTTGCAATCgaccatgaattaggcccatagacgctTATATAACACGATGGTCTGGTATTGATGTGGAGAGTGGTGCCGATATCTACTGGCAGGGACAAACTGGGGCTATTTGGATTGGGCATTTGTAAACTTGCAAGCACACATCATGGGGGGGGACGCAAGGACATGACACACGAGGACGTGCTGTAAGGGGGGCGTGGACTTactgcacgcccccatttccatggagacagaCACTTTGGAAAGTAGGGGCAGCTAAACCAGAAAGCTAGAGGCTGCGCTGCACACGGCCTTCCCATCTCTCTGTGGAACTGGATGAAACCACCAATCCACTGGCACTTCTGGAATATGCCAGAGGTGATAGATGGGCAGTACAGCCCTGTCCAACGCAATAAAGTGTTGCTACAATCCTGTTGTGTATCAGATCATAGTAATGCTTTACTCCTGTGATTTCTGATGTTTAACTAGATATGATTTgcctgcaaaacttttcccacactcagagcatggaaatggtttctcaccggtgtgacttctttgatgtataacaagttctgattcacacagaaaacatttcccacactcagagcatggaaatgtattcgcacctgtgtgacttctctgatgtctagcaagatGTGATTTGCGTGTAAAActgttcccacactcagagcatggaaatggtttctcacctgtgtgacttctctgatgtgtaacaagacgtgATTTGAAtggaaaacttttcccacactgagagcatggaaatggtttctcacctgtgtgacttctctgatgtctaacaagttctgatttacacagaaaacatttcccacactcacagaGCATGGAAATGTACTCACCtgcgtgacttctctgatgtctaagaaaAAACAatgtgtgttccctaatgcacactgagtgaaatataatactacataataatcagatataatggagatcttagttgtgtatatctgcagctatagggttaagccccaaggccgatcggcaaggcttctccgtcactggaggtccctaatactaggtatgggtccgggatgcaggaccccatcatgtcggcacaggtcagctAACCCAGGtcagtacacaggtgaaagttaataagggttaataagaagcacctaAGTGCTATGtatgtgaagtgtgattaaaataatacaaaaatatatacaaagtgatagggaaaatcataagtgttaataaagtgttagggtgtgcaaaactgaagccgcccagccataccgacataggggccaccgcaccccacacccaccccataaataattacatatatgtctgggtctgaatgcccagtgtaaggccacatgataatggctcctacagcatctgagagccagtttacctggagacacccctaacttctccaatggcactctggagtaagCAATCCATCCTAATGCTGACCcacccatgcctctctaaatacaatgcacataatGGCTAGCTCCTCaagcagattgtgatgtcactcaggtgctaaaagggaggggaaattctgtgtaagaaaaaacaatatgtgttccctaatgcacactgtatgtaattatttatggggtgtgtgtgtcaggtagaCACTTTGGGAAGTAGGGGCGGCTAAACCAGAGAGCCAGAGGATGTGCTGCACATGGCCTTCCCATCTCTCTGTGGAACTGGATGAAACAGACAGTCCATTGGCACTTCTGGAATATGCCAGAGGTGATAGATGGGCAGTCCGGACCTGTCCAATGCAATAAAGTGTTGCTACAACCCCGTTGTGTATCAGATCATAGTAATGCTTTACTCATATGTAATTTCTGATGTTTAACTAGATACGATTTgcctgcaaaacttttcccacactcagagcatggaaatggtttctcaccggtgtgacttctttgatgtataacaagctgtgatttgactgcaaaacttttcccacactcagagcatggaaatggtttctcacctgtgtgacttctttgatgtctaacaagatttaaCTTaagtgcaaaacttttcccacactcagagcatggaaatggtttctcacctgtgtgacttctctgatgtctaacaagctgtGATTTGACTGCAAAActtttctcacactcagagcatggaaatggtttctcacctgtgtgacttctttgatgtataacaaattctgttttacacagaaaacatttcccacactcagagcatggaaatgtattctcacctgtgtgacttctttgatgtctaacaagatttaacttgagtgcaaaacttttcccacactcagagcatggaaatggtttctcacctgtgtgacttctctgatgtctaacaaactGTGATTTGcttgcaaaacttttcccacactcagagcatggaaatggtttctcacctgtgtgacttctctgatgtctaacaagtcctGATTTACAcaggaaacatttcccacactcagagcatggaaatgtattctcacctgtgtgacttctctgatgtctaacaagtcctGATTTACAcaggaaacatttcccacactcagagcatggaaatggtttctcacctgtgtgacttctccgatgTCTAACAAACTGTGATTTGCTTGCAAAACTTTTCCCactctcagagcatggaaatggtttctcacctgtgtgccttctctgatgtgcaacaagatgtgatttgactataaaacatttcccacactcagaacatggaaatggtctctcacctgtatgacttctctgatgtacaacaagttgtgatttgcgtgcaaaa
Proteins encoded in this region:
- the LOC135054653 gene encoding oocyte zinc finger protein XlCOF22-like; translation: MLCECGKCFLCKSELVRHQRSHTGEKPFPCSQCGKSFPFKSRLVTHQRSHTGEKPFPCSECGNSFTRKSHLARHQRSHTGANTFPCSECGKCFLCESELVIHQRSHTGEKPFPCSECGKSFAGKSYLVKHQKSQE